A part of Chroicocephalus ridibundus chromosome 5, bChrRid1.1, whole genome shotgun sequence genomic DNA contains:
- the LOC134516202 gene encoding glutathione reductase-like, producing MPPPHLRTWWPPAQVPHGHRLSHPTWATFRGVRHFPRQGVQVDAKGHVVVDEYQNTTRKGIYAVGDVCGRALSPQVPRSCPPPQPLSAAPRRSSGSPSLPAVAIAAGRKLAHRLFEEKQESRLDYRDIPTVVFSHPPIGTVGLTEEEAVATHGKENVKIYSTSFTPLYHAVTQRKVKCVMKLVCAGKEEKVVGLHMQGLGCDEMLQGFAVAIKMGATKADLDNTVAIHPTSAEELVTLR from the exons ATGCCACCCCCCCATCTGCGAACATGGTGGCCACCGGCACAGGTCCCCCATGGGCATCGCTTGTCCCATCCCACCTGGGCCACGTTCCGAGGTGTCCGCCATTTCCCACGGCAGGGTGTGCAGGTGGACGCCAAGGGCCATGTGGTGGTGGATGAGTACCAGAACACCACCAGGAAAGGGATCTACGCCGTCGGGGACGTCTGCGGGAGAGCCCTCTCACCCCAGGTACCGCGgtcgtgtccccctccccagcccctcagcgCTGCCCCGCGCCGCAGCTCAGgctccccgtccctccctgcagTGGCCATCGCGGCCGGCAGAAAGCTGGCCCACAGGCTCTTCGAGGAGAAGCAGGAGTCCCGGCTGGACTACCGGGACATCCCCACCGTCGTCTTCAGCCACCCGCCCATCGGCACCGTGGGCCTCACGGAAG aggaggccGTGGCCACGCACGGCAAGGAGAACGTGAAGATCTACAGCACGTCCTTCACCCCCTTGTACCACGCCGTCACCCAGAGGAAGGTGAAGTGTGTCATGAAGCTGGTGTGTGCTggcaaggaggagaag GTGGTGGGATTGCACATGCAAGGGCTGGGCTGCGACGAAATGCTGCAGGGCTTCGCCGTGGCCATCAAAATGGGGGCCACCAAGGCCGACCTGGACAACACCGTGGCCATTCACCCCACTTCTGCCGAAGAGCTGGTGACGCTGCGCTGA
- the LOC134516203 gene encoding uncharacterized protein LOC134516203 has product MWWTSVQTWVVFVLKDNKLKDVLALDMRTLLCGSGELSLKDNGRPRTSKPFSLDGTGRVRMYGPVLGPALLLRSGASRRQPRGHSRDPPRLLQPRRWTVKPGRGSDAIPELLVPRGVLVAPVMPVAVPTCGEGSSRCPGEERGPGAGEAVPGAPGRSRAACAEADAAACPVTGDSVVCAPPETCEDGTAPAPYGFRSGSWTAAVRFWLQLLCGSCLFLLWFQSSRWTAPAPAHCGSSSWVALARFCSCSFWLQLICTFSFGSSSFAAPVCGCSGFSPAHGRLQLDSSSLRLQLMDGSGSFQLLLVVTPAHLHLQVQLLVGSSWVSSPGQFWLQPIDGSSSFSPPALGWFQLWLQPQPITACACSTAPGFWPGRKSIAVMACI; this is encoded by the exons ATGTGGTGGACTTCAGTGCAGACGTGGGTGGTGTTCGTGCTGAAGGACAACAAACTCAAGGATGTCCTGGCCCTGGACATGAGGACTTTGCTGTGTGGAAGCGGAGAGCTGTCCCTGAAGGACAACGGACGCCCCAGGACATCCAAG CCTTTCTCCTTGGACGGCACGGGCCGGGTGCGGATGTATGGACCGGTGCTgggccctgctctgctcctccgcTCCGGGGCCTCACGCAGGCAGCCGCG AGGCCACTCCAGGGACCCAccccggctcctgcagccccggcGGTGGACAGTGAAGCCGGGCAGAGGGAGCGATGCCATCCCAGAGCTGCTGGTCCCTCGGGGGGTGTTGGTGGCCCCGGTGATGCCCGTGGCTGTGCCCACATGCGGGGAAGGCTCATCCCGGTGCCCAGGCGAGGAGCgtggccccggggcgggggaggctgTGCCCG GAGCCCCGGGAaggagccgggctgcctgcgcTGAGGCTGATGCTGCCGCCTGCCCCGTGACGGGGGACAGCGTGGTCTGCGCCCCCCCGGAGACCTGTGAGGACGGCACCGCTCCAGCTCCGTACGGCTTCAG GTCCGGCTCCTGGACGGCTGCAGTTCGATTTTGGCTCCAGCTCCTTTGTggctcctgtttgtttctgctctggttcCAGTCCAGCAGATGGacggctccagccccagctcatTGCGGCTCCAGCTCATGGGTGGCTCTGGCTCgtttctgctcctgttccttCTGGCTCCAGCTCATTTGCACCTTCAG tttTGGCTCCAGCTCGTTTGCGGCTCCTGTTTGTGGCTGCTCTGGATTCAGTCCGGCTCATGGACGGCTCCAGCTCGATTCCAGCTCGTTGCGACTCCAGCTCATGGATGGCTCTGGCTCATTTCAGCTCCTGCTTGTTGTGACTCCAGCTCATTTGCACCTTCAG gtccagCTCCTGGTGGGCTCCAGTTGGGTTTCATCTCCTGGGCAGTTTTGGCTCCAGCCCATTGATGGTTCCAGCTCGTTTTCGCCCCCAGCTCTTGGGTGGTtccagctctggctccagccccagcccatcaCAGCTTGTGCTTGTTCAACTGCTCCTGGCTTTTGGCCAGGTCGTAAATCAATCGCTGTCATGGCCTGTATATGA
- the GSR gene encoding glutathione reductase, mitochondrial produces the protein MAAAAYELLVLGGGSGGLAGARRAAELGARVALVEPRRFGGTCVNVGCVPKKVMWNAAVHAEFIHDHADYGFETPGVKFNWRTIKEKRDAYVRRLNDIYENNLKKAHIDIIRGYGKFTADPQPTVEVDGKKYTAPHILIATGGRPAVPADSQIPGASLGITSDGFFDLEELPRRSVIVGAGYIAVEIAGILSTLGSKSALLIRHDKVLRTFDSMISSNCTQELENTGVEVWKHTEVKTVTKSPCGLLDVTVTSAVPGRKPTEGVIRDVDCLLWAVGREPNTEDLCLDQVGVQVDAKGHVVVDEYQNTTRKGIYAVGDVCGRALLTPVAIAAGRKLAHRLFEEKQESRLDYRDIPTVVFSHPPIGTVGLTEEEAVATHGKENVKIYSTSFTPLYHAVTQRKVKCVMKLVCAGKEEKVVGLHMQGLGCDEMLQGFAVAIKMGATKADLDNTVAIHPTSAEELVTLR, from the exons ATGGCGGCGGCCGCCTacgagctgctggtgctgggcggAGGGtccggggggctggcgggggcccggcgggcggccgAGCTGGGGGCCCGCGTCGCTTTGGTGGAACCGCGTCGCTTCGGAGGCACCTGC GTCAATGTCGGGTGCGTGCCAAAGAAG gtgATGTGGAACGCGGCGGTCCACGCGGAGTTCATCCACGACCACGCCGACTACGGCTTCGAAACCCCCGGCGTCAAGTTCAACTGGAG AACAATTAAAGAGAAGCGCGACGCTTACGTGAGGCGCCTGAACGACATCTACGAAAACAACTTAAAGAAG GCTCACATCGACATCATTCGGGGCTACGGCAAGTTCACCGCCGATCCCCAGCCCACCGTGGAAGTGGACGGGAAGAAGTACACGGCTCCGCACATCCTTATAGCCACGGGCGGgcgcccggctgtccctgccgaCAGCCAAATTCCCG GTGCCAGCCTGGGGATAACCAGCGACGGATTCTTCGACCTGGAGGAGCTGCCCAG GCGCAGCGTTATCGTGGGTGCCGGCTACATCGCGGTGGAGATCGCGGGGATCCTCTCCACCCTGGGCTCCAAGTCAGCCCTGCTGATCCGCCACGACAAG GTCCTGAGGACCTTCGACTCCATGATCAGCTCGAACTGCACCCAGGAGCTGGAGAACACCGGGGTGGAGGTCTGGAAGCACACGGAG GTGAAGACGGTCACCAAGTCCCCTTGCGGGCTGCTGGATGTGACGGTGACCTCCGCGGTGCCCGGCCGCAAGCCGACGGAGGGAGTGATCCGGGACGTGGACTGCCTGCTCTGGGCCGTGGGGCGGGAGCCCAACACCGAGGACCTGTGCCTGGACCAAGTG GGTGTGCAGGTGGACGCCAAGGGCCATGTGGTGGTGGATGAGTACCAGAACACCACCAGGAAAGGGATCTACGCCGTCGGGGACGTCTGCGGGagagccctcctcaccccag TGGCCATCGCGGCCGGCAGAAAGCTGGCCCACAGGCTCTTCGAGGAGAAGCAGGAGTCCCGGCTGGACTACCGGGACATCCCCACCGTCGTCTTCAGCCACCCGCCCATCGGCACCGTGGGCCTCACGGAAG aggaggccGTGGCCACGCACGGCAAGGAGAACGTGAAGATCTACAGCACGTCCTTCACCCCCTTGTACCACGCCGTCACCCAGAGGAAGGTGAAGTGTGTCATGAAGCTGGTGTGCGCTggcaaggaggagaag GTGGTGGGATTGCACATGCAAGGGCTGGGCTGCGACGAAATGCTGCAGGGCTTCGCCGTGGCCATCAAAATGGGGGCCACCAAGGCCGACCTGGACAACACCGTGGCCATTCACCCCACTTCTGCCGAAGAGCTGGTGACGCTGCGCTGA
- the PPP2CB gene encoding serine/threonine-protein phosphatase 2A catalytic subunit beta isoform, producing the protein MEEKGFAKELDQWIEQLNECRQLSESQVRSLCEKAKEILTKESNVQEVRCPVTVCGDVHGQFHDLMELFRIGGKSPDTNYLFMGDYVDRGYYSVETVTLLVALKVRYPERITILRGNHESRQITQVYGFYDECLRKYGNANVWKYFTDLFDYLPLTALVDGQIFCLHGGLSPSIDTLDHIRALDRLQEVPHEGPMCDLLWSDPDDRGGWGISPRGAGYTFGQDISETFNHANGLTLVSRAHQLVMEGYNWCHDRNVVTIFSAPNYCYRCGNQAAIMELDDTLKYSFLQFDPAPRRGEPHVTRRTPDYFL; encoded by the exons ATGGAGGAGAAAGGTTTCGCCAAGGAGCTGGATCAGTGGATCGAGCAGCTGAACGAGTGCCGGCAGCTCAGCGAGAGCCAGGTCCGCAGCCTCTGCGAGAAG GCTAAAGAAATTCTTACGAAAGAGTCAAATGTGCAAGAGGTACGTTGCCCCGTCACCGTCTGTGGAGATGTCCACGGTCAATTCCACGACCTTATGGAACTCTTTAGAATTGGTGGGAAATCGCCGGACACAAATTACCTGTTCATGGGAGACTACGTGGACAGAGGCTATTACTCGGTGGAAACGGTGACTCTTCTAGTAGCCTTGAAG GTGCGTTACCCAGAACGCATTACAATACTGAGGGGCAATCACGAAAGCAGACAAATTACACAAGTGTATGGCTTTTATGACGAATGTCTGCGAAAGTATGGCAACGCCAACGTCTGGAAGTATTTCACAGATCTGTTTGATTATCTTCCACTTACAGCTCTAGTAGATGGCCAG ATATTCTGTCTCCACGGTGGCCTCTCTCCATCCATAGATACACTGGATCATATCAGGGCCCTGGACCGCCTGCAGGAAGTTCCACACGAg GGTCCTATGTGTGATCTGTTGTGGTCGGATCCGGATGATCGTGGCGGCTGGGGTATCTCTCCACGTGGTGCTGGCTACACGTTTGGGCAAGATATTTCCGAAACATTTAACCATGCCAATGGTCTCACACTGGTCTCCCGTGCTCACCAACTCGTCATGGAG GGTTATAACTGGTGCCACGACCGAAATGTGGTTACCATTTTCAGCGCGCCCAATTACTGCTACCGGTGTGGGAACCAGGCTGCTATCATGGAACTAGATGacactttaaaatattcctt cctccagtttgaCCCAGCGCCGCGTCGTGGAGAGCCTCATGTCACCCGTCGTACCCCAGACTACTTCCTATAA